In Saccopteryx leptura isolate mSacLep1 chromosome 9, mSacLep1_pri_phased_curated, whole genome shotgun sequence, the genomic window TGGTACCAACCCTCACCCCAAACCCCCGAAGTCTCCCCAAACTCACGGCGGATAGAGCTGCGGAAAGTTCCCTCCTCTTCATCAGGTTCCCCAGTCCTGGGAGCAGAGAAGCATGATAATTGGgaatgggaaaggagagaggcagccactcCCAGAAATCCCCCTAATGCAACTCTCATTTCATAGACTTGCGTGCTCCAGGGCCGAGATGGGCAAGGAGCGGGCTCGGGTTCCGCCAGAAAATTAGGGGCACCCAGGAGCCCTTTAAGTGCATGGCGAGAGGCGCTTCAGGCTGGTACCTATAACTTCTGGAGGGCCAGGGAAGGGACTGGGTGAGGGACAGATGACCACAGGGACTTGAAGGGCAGACTGCCTCGAGATGGCCTCATCTTCTAGTTGAGTGGTCGTGGGCAAGTGAttttacctctctgtgcctcagtttcttcatttgtaaaatgagggtaataaCAGCATCTACCTCAGAGACGTAGTGTGAAGGGTAAATAGGAGAATACACAATGCAGTGGTGGTATCTGGCACGTGGGACACGCCCAACAAATATTAGCTATGATTTATAATAACATCTATAATTGTTTTAACACGGAGAAGGTAGTTATAGATTGCCTGggctttaaatttgtatttaaagaTGAATCAAAGAGCTAGCAACAAGACCCTGAGCTAAACTGGGCCACCGAATGGTGATCTCATTTCGCCGCggttatttatgattttatagcTGTGGAGCTGTTGGAACCTACGGCCACCGCGCCCACCGGCCTGGGAGCGCAGCCTAATAGAGGGCAGTTAATTCATTGCTTGGTCCCAGGACCTGGCTTggggcttggcacatagtaggtgcttaatgcAAAGTTGCTGAAGGGTCTCTGGCTGCAGGCTGGGTGGACTTCCCGTCTCACCTTCACAGCAAGCCCCTGTAGAGCGGGAGTAGGTGAATGAGTGCTGGGTTTCTTACCTCTGCTGCTGGTTGAATTTGCACCGGCACTTTCTGCCTGTGGGTAGATAGTCGAGGAAAGATAGGGCTGAGAGTCTATTCTGGGTGGGCACCGAGAGGCGCTCTTGCTCCAGCTGGTGCTCGCGGGGGCGGAGCCTCACGGACAGGGGCGGGGCGGGTAGAGGGCGGGGAATAATAGGGTGGGGCCTGGGCGGGGCAGGAATAGGATGGGGGAATAGGGCGGGGCtggaggcggggcgggggcgggggcggggcggggctgaggGTGGAAACGGGCAGAAGGTAATGGTGTGGGGGTACTTACTGAGGATGATGAGAATTCCCAGAGTGAAGAGGATCCCGGCGACGGTGAGGCCAGCGATCCGGAGGGATTGATAGTCTGTGGGAAGCAGGAAGGAAGGTGAGGgccgggaggagaggagaaaggatagGAGAAAGGCAGAATGGGTAGGAGGAAGCAAGGAGAAAggatggggaggagaagagaaagatcaatCAGGAAGGAACAGATATGAAAGGAGGTGGATCAGGGAAATGATggtgaaggaaaggaaagaggtaaGCAGTGCAGGGAGAACAGAGGAAACAAGGGAGTAAGGAAGGATGATGGAGGGGGTAAGGGGGAACAGCGAAGGGAGAAAAAGCAGGAAGCAACAGAGGATGGACAATAAGATACTGAGAGGTAAAAGGAGAAAGCAAgaattagagagacagagaggggtcaAATAGAGAGgtagacacacagagaaagagacagagaagcagacaaaaagagaggccctggccagttggctcagcggtagagcgtcggcctggcgtgcgggggacccgggttcgattcccggccagggcacatgggagaagtgcccatttgcttctccaccccccctccttcctctctgtctctctcttcccctcccgcagccaaggctccattggagcaaagatggctcgggcgctggggatggctccttggccgctgccccaggcgctagagtggctctggtctcggcagagcgacaccccggaggggcagagcattgccccctggaaggcagagcttcgcccctggtgggcgtgccgggtggatcccggttgggcgcatgcgggagtctgtctgactgtctctccccatttccagcttcagaaaaatacaaaaaaaaaaagaaaagaaaagaaagagagagagagagagaatatgaggACAAGACAGGCAaatccagccctgctccccccaAAGATGCCCTTTCTGTCCTCACCATAGGTGAATGGGTCGTGTTCCTGTGGAGCttctggaaagagaaagagaaatcagagGTTAGATGCTTCTATGGGCTCCTGGACTTGGGCATAAAGAGACCCTTTTGGGAGCTTTATCTTCCTAGGCTGGAAGTTGTGGAACAGTCAGACCC contains:
- the FXYD1 gene encoding phospholemman is translated as MASLDHILVLCVSVLAMANAEAPQEHDPFTYDYQSLRIAGLTVAGILFTLGILIILSRKCRCKFNQQQRTGEPDEEEGTFRSSIRRLSSRRR